The following proteins are encoded in a genomic region of Triticum dicoccoides isolate Atlit2015 ecotype Zavitan chromosome 1B, WEW_v2.0, whole genome shotgun sequence:
- the LOC119312065 gene encoding uncharacterized protein LOC119312065 → MAAQTELEINTDDSVYQPTQRYVDLFLNEYPPYTRHDLVTREKLLQLGCLIEAFDISYAMMEYEESDDMEWWGEVDTCFELNTPSDPVGEGGVFKIIAPRPQKNIRGAVCYVSHQKRLRKNARQFYNFMSICDQAVAQSHTTEWLFDTGASFSVTGNLANLQGIHAASPVNVIVANGQTMSSHHCGRVVGDVSVSGVRYIPGAPDLISGGHLARLGCYSTTSEQGVTITKGGMVVGHGRLLENNTYALDFLADTYLGTICVACPWPYGHGAQLAATSSN, encoded by the exons ATGGCTGCTCAAACGGAGCTAGAAATCAACACCGATGACAG TGTGTATCAGCCAACTCAAAGATATGTGGATCTGTTTCTCAACGAATATCcgccatatacaagacatgatctcGTGACACGCGAAAAGCTGCTTCAACTAGGTTGTTTAATTGAGGCTTTCGACATATCATATGCGATGATGGAGTACGAGGAAAG TGACGACATGGAGTGGTGGGGAGAAGTGGATACCTGCTTCGAACTAAACACGCCCTCAGACCCCGTGGGAGAGGGTGGTGTTTTTAAGATAATTGCTCCACGTCCGCAGAAAAACATCAGAG GCGCGGTTTGTTACGTGAGCCATCAGAAGCGTCTCCGCAAGAATGCAAGACAGTTCTACAATTTTATGTCGATTTGCGATCAAGCTGTTGCTCAAAGCCATACCACAGAGTGGCTCTTTGACACTGGGGCCAGTTTTTCTGTGACGGGTAACTTGGCCAACCTTCAGGGCATACACGCTGCTTCTCCTGTTAACGTCATTGTAGCCAATGGACAGACAATGTCGTCCCACCATTGTGGTAGGGTGGTTGGGGACGTGAGTGTCTCCGGTGTAAGGTACATTCCAGGAGCACCAGATTTGATCTCAGGTGGGCATCTCGCCCGACTGGGATGCTACAGCACGACGAGCGAGCAGGGTGTCACTATAACCAAGGGCGGCATGGTCGTTGGCCATGGCCGTCTGCTGGAAAACAACACCTACGCCTTGGACTTCCTGGCTGATACCTATCTGGGCACAATATGTGTCGCCTGCCCGTGGCCCTACGGCCATGGTGCTCAGCTGGCGGCGACCTCATCCAACTGA